In Trichoderma atroviride chromosome 2, complete sequence, one DNA window encodes the following:
- a CDS encoding uncharacterized protein (EggNog:ENOG41), producing the protein MHYPPLKAGSLPNGNGFTSAPSISATKHKAIEDARAAQALVLRECAAAEREAPPYQLLELIGKGSFGRVYKARSTLKQKASQLVSVKVISIEEGDGIQPGAADTLGDIIKEVNTLKLLSNTGARNVNAVLDTHLVGQSVWMVTEYCAGGSVASLMRPTSGLAERWIVPILREVAEALFWVHKQGIIHRDIKCANVLITEAGGVQLCDFGVAGIMETKFDKRSTITGTLHWMAPELFDPHVAYGIEVDIWAFGSMAYEIANGLPPNATARINIQQFGAYLKQHRPRLQGDRFSENLKNLIAFCLVEDPKRRPPIEEVQRHPYILNTQDRYPTVSLSRLVADYKYWESQGGSRQSLFSAGGAQGPRMDPSPVRQSGWDFGNFDEVDELMFQNTAKPRVPTPDYYPSVASSPEPERTARPMQRGRRRRPPPTMKELKAPLEKVFDPYTITNYGENSRAWYGRIPMPPPTSAPPTQRKPKPPTSNPTSNPNPNRSISPNPNSEPPAPARESLIDLDLAMDDMDTPFLPSLDEETIKPAARPISIDLSGSADERRKTQDWNFPAKRATQEWSFSTADKRDTQEWTFPSNKRETTEWKFPTTEKRSTQEWSFTTEEKRNTQEWSFPTSKRDTTEWTFPAMTPTTATSTPNPDMFSDNEDYPTIVHQDDDMSSSANRVSAMSLIDLDASLADDMSYSGPDSFVPSSHNRSSGSVHGSLAFDLELEADTADADTNTREPSLYIDDDMESVPSLTRQPSDLQSTPTTPDERSNLAWEPSGLGIMTSARNSLMSSMPPLPAAPSPNVLQGLGSQEDLKNELHLMISSMREHLLYANDWLKTFDTPTAEREEGEYDEEEEEAEAEVET; encoded by the coding sequence AAAAGGCCAGCCAGCTGGTGTCGGTCAAGGTCATCAGCATCGAGGAGGGCGACGGCATCCAGCCGGGCGCGGCCGACACGCTGggcgacatcatcaaggagGTCAACacgctgaagctgctgagcAACACGGGCGCGCGCAACGTCAACGCCGTGCTGGACACGCACCTGGTCGGCCAGTCGGTGTGGATGGTGACCGAGTActgcgccggcggcagcgtcGCGTCGCTGATGCGGCCCACGAGCGGCCTGGCCGAGCGCTGGATCGTGCCCATCCTGCGCGAGGTGGCCGAGGCGCTGTTCTGGGTGCACAAGCAGGGCATCATCCACCGCGACATCAAGTGCGCCAATGTGCTCATCACCGAGGCCGGCGGCGTGCAGCTGTGTGACTTTGGCGTCGCCGGCATCATGGAGACCAAGTTCGACAAGCGCAGCACCATCACCGGCACGCTGCACTGGATGGCCCCCGAGCTCTTCGACCCCCACGTCGCCTACGGCATCGAGGTCGACATCTGGGCCTTTGGGTCCATGGCCTACGAGATCGCCAACGGCCTGCCGCCAAACGCCACCGCCCGCATCAACATCCAGCAGTTTGGCGCCTACCTGAAGCAGCACCGGCCCCGTCTTCAGGGCGACCGCTTCTCCGAAAACCTCAAGAACCTCATCGCCTTTTGTCTGGTCGAGGATCCCAAGCGCCGGCCGCCCATTGAGGAAGTCCAACGACACCCGTACATCCTCAACACGCAGGACAGATATCCAACCGTCTCCCTGTCGAGGCTGGTGGCCGACTACAAGTACTGGGAATCTCAGGGAGGGAGCAGGCAGTCGCTGTTCTCGGCTGGTGGCGCCCAGGGACCTCGAATGGATCCGTCGCCCGTCCGTCAAAGCGGATGGGACTTTGGCAATTTCGACGAGGTGGACGAGCTCATGTTCCAAAACACTGCGAAACCGCGCGTCCCTACTCCCGACTACTACCCCAGCGTTGCTTCTAGCCCCGAACCTGAACGTACGGCACGGCCAATGCAGCGTGGCCGTCGCAGGCGACCACCCCCGACCAtgaaggagctcaaggctcCTCTGGAGAAAGTCTTTGACCCTTACACCATCACAAACTATGGAGAGAACTCGAGGGCCTGGTATGGCAGGATACCCATGCCGCCTCCAACCTCGGCACCGCCAACACAGAGGAAGCCAAAGCCCCCTACTTCGAATCCCACTTCGAACCCCAACCCCAACCGGAGTATCAGCCCGAATCCCAACTCGGAaccgccagcaccagctcgCGAATCGTTGATTGATCTGGATCTTGCAATGGATGACATGGACACTCCCTTTTTGCCTAGCCTTGACGAGGAGACTATCAAGCCGGCTGCGCGGCCCATCTCAATCGATCTGAGCGGATCCGCTGATGAGCGACGAAAGACTCAGGATTGGAACTTCCCAGCCAAGCGCGCCACTCAAGAATGGTCATTCTCTACGGCAGACAAACGAGATACGCAGGAGTGGACGTTTCCTTCGAACAAGCGTGAGACGACGGAATGGAAATTTCCGACTACCGAAAAACGAAGTACCCAGGAGTGGAGTTTTACtacagaggagaagagaaacacTCAAGAGTGGTCATTTCCAACGAGTAAACGCGACACTACGGAGTGGACTTTCCCTGCCATGACGCCCACGACGGCTACCTCTACCCCTAATCCAGATATGTTTAGCGATAATGAGGACTATCCAACTATAGTTCATCAAGACGACGATATGAGCTCCTCGGCCAATCGTGTATCGGCCATGAGTCTCATTGATCTTGACGCTTCTCTGGCGGACGACATGAGCTATAGTGGCCCCGACTCGTTCGTGCCAAGCTCTCACAATCGATCATCGGGTTCGGTCCACGGATCGCTGGCGTTCGATCTGGAGCTCGAAGCGGACACTGCAGACGCAGACACTAATACGAGAGAACCCTCGCTATACATTGATGACGATATGGAGTCAGTTCCTTCACTCACGCGCCAGCCGAGCGATCTGCAGAGCACTCCCACCACCCCTGACGAGAGATCAAATCTTGCATGGGAGCCGTCTGGCCTAGGAATCATGACGAGTGCTCGAAACTCCCTCATGAGCTCCATGCCACCCCTCCCTGCTGCTCCGTCACCAAATGTCCTGCAGGGGCTGGGCTCCCAGGAGGATTTGAAGAATGAACTACATCTCATGATATCGAGTATGAGGGAACACCTGCTATACGCAAACGATTGGTTAAAAACATTTGATACCCCCAcagcagaaagagaagaaggagaatacgacgaagaagaggaagaagcggaagCGGAAGTGGAAACATAA